A genomic window from Solanum stenotomum isolate F172 chromosome 10, ASM1918654v1, whole genome shotgun sequence includes:
- the LOC125843339 gene encoding uncharacterized protein LOC125843339 isoform X1 produces the protein MAISKPFLSLVLAFMVLIITLEEANGAISGKTRKLIDMANKKGPYLGLVIPNLFEMNPLLQHPSYKPSDLTIDYAGRRFRFGHIDNQPVVLVMTGLAMLNAGITTQLLLTLFDVKGVVHYGIAGNANPSLNIGDVAIPQYWAHTALWNWQRYGDGPENELPLEVNGDYTRDIGYLKIAQYTVNVTNCNSHNNLLNNVWYQPEEVFPVFGTPEDRQHIFWVPVDPRYYAIAKKLEGLKLEGCLNATTCLSHPPKVTRVHRGTSASIYLDNAAYRSFIYNKFDVSLVEMESAAVALICYQQNVPYIVIRAHSDLAGGGTSESNEASTFITLAATNSVEVTVQFIKQLSSKKYQDA, from the exons ATGGCAATTTCCAAGCCTTTTTTGTCATTGGTTCTGGCTTTCATGGTTCTAATTATTACCCTAGAAGAAGCAAATGGTGCTATTAGTGGAAAGACTAGAAAATTAATTGATATGGCTAACAAAAAAGGACCTTATTTGGGATTAGTCATTCCTAATTTATTTGAGATGAATCCTCTTCTTCAACATCCTAGTTACAAACCTAGTGATCTTACCATTGATTATGCTG GGAGGAGATTTCGGTTTGGACACATTGATAATCAACCTGTCGTTTTGGTTATGACTGGACTTGCCATG CTAAATGCTGGGATCACAACACAATTGTTGTTAACATTGTTCGATGTTAAAGGAGTGGTGCATTATGGAATAGCAGGAAATGCAAATCCATCTCTAAATATTGGAGATGTTGCAATTCCTCAATATTGGGCACATACTGCTCTTTGGAATTGGCAG AGATATGGAGATGGCCCTGAGAATGAACTACCTCTTGAAGTAAATGGAGATTACACGAGAGATATTGGCTACTTGAAAATTGCACAATACACAGTGAATGTCACAAATTGCAACTCGCATAACAATCTCCTTAACAATGTATGGTACCAACCTGAAGAAGTATTCCCTGTATTTGGCACTCCAGAGGATAGACAACATATCTTTTGGGTCCCTGTTGACCCTCGTTACTATGCAATCGCCAAGAAACTCGAg GGTTTGAAGTTGGAAGGGTGTTTAAACGCAACGACATGTTTGAGTCATCCACCAAAAGTAACAAGAGTGCATAGAGGAACAAGTGCAAGCATATACTTAGATAATGCAGCATATAGGAGTTTTATCTACAACAAGTTTGATGTTAGTCTTGTTGAAATGGAAAGTGCTGCTGTGGCTCTCATTTGTTACCAACAGAATGTACCTTACATCGTTATCCGTGCCCACTCTGACTTGGCCGGAGGTGGCACTTCCGAGTCCAACGAGGCCTCCACCTTCATCACCCTTGCTGCTACCAACTCCGTTGAAGTCACCGTGCAATTCATCAAGCAATTGTCTTCGAAGAAATATCAAGATGCTTGA
- the LOC125843339 gene encoding uncharacterized protein LOC125843339 isoform X3 translates to MANKRGPYLGLVIPNLFEMNPLLQHPSYKPSDLTIDYAGRRFRFGHIDNQPVVLVMTGLAMLNAGITTQLLLTLFDVKGVVHYGIAGNANPSLNIGDVAIPQYWAHTALWNWQRYGDGPENELPLEVNGDYTRDIGYLKIAQYTVNVTNCNSHNNLLNNVWYQPEEVFPVFGTPEDRQHIFWVPVDPRYYAIAKKLEGLKLEGCLNATTCLSHPPKVTRVHRGTSASIYLDNAAYRSFIYNKFDVSLVEMESAAVALICYQQNVPYIVIRAHSDLAGGGTSESNEASTFITLAATNSVEVTVQFIKQLSSKKYQDA, encoded by the exons ATGGCTAACAAAAGAGGACCTTATTTGGGATTAGTCATTCCTAATTTATTTGAGATGAATCCTCTTCTTCAACATCCTAGTTACAAACCTAGTGATCTTACCATTGATTATGCTG GGAGGAGATTTCGGTTTGGACACATTGATAATCAACCTGTCGTTTTGGTTATGACTGGACTTGCCATG CTAAATGCTGGGATCACAACACAATTGTTGTTAACATTGTTCGATGTTAAAGGAGTGGTGCATTATGGAATAGCAGGAAATGCAAATCCATCTCTAAATATTGGAGATGTTGCAATTCCTCAATATTGGGCACATACTGCTCTTTGGAATTGGCAG AGATATGGAGATGGCCCTGAGAATGAACTACCTCTTGAAGTAAATGGAGATTACACGAGAGATATTGGCTACTTGAAAATTGCACAATACACAGTGAATGTCACAAATTGCAACTCGCATAACAATCTCCTTAACAATGTATGGTACCAACCTGAAGAAGTATTCCCTGTATTTGGCACTCCAGAGGATAGACAACATATCTTTTGGGTCCCTGTTGACCCTCGTTACTATGCAATCGCCAAGAAACTCGAg GGTTTGAAGTTGGAAGGGTGTTTAAACGCAACGACATGTTTGAGTCATCCACCAAAAGTAACAAGAGTGCATAGAGGAACAAGTGCAAGCATATACTTAGATAATGCAGCATATAGGAGTTTTATCTACAACAAGTTTGATGTTAGTCTTGTTGAAATGGAAAGTGCTGCTGTGGCTCTCATTTGTTACCAACAGAATGTACCTTACATCGTTATCCGTGCCCACTCTGACTTGGCCGGAGGTGGCACTTCCGAGTCCAACGAGGCCTCCACCTTCATCACCCTTGCTGCTACCAACTCCGTTGAAGTCACCGTGCAATTCATCAAGCAATTGTCTTCGAAGAAATATCAAGATGCTTGA
- the LOC125843339 gene encoding bark storage protein A isoform X2: MAISKPFLSLVLAFMVLIITLEEANGAISGKTRKLIDMANKKGPYLGLVIPNLFEMNPLLQHPSYKPSDLTIDYAGRRFRFGHIDNQPVVLVMTGLAMLNAGITTQLLLALFNVKGVVHYGIAGNANPSLNIGDVAIPQYCAHTALWNWQRYGDDAENELPLEVNGDYTRDIGYLKISEYNVNVTNCNSHNNLLNNIWYQPEEVFPVFGTPEERQHIFWVPVDPRYYAIAKKLEGLKLEGCLNATTCLSHPPKVTRVHRGTSASIYLDNAAYRSFIYNKFDVSLVEMESAAVALICYQQNVPYIVIRALSDMAGGGTSESNEASTFITLAATNSVEVTVQFIKHLSSKKYQDA, translated from the exons ATGGCAATTTCCAAGCCTTTTTTGTCATTGGTTCTGGCTTTCATGGTTCTAATTATTACCCTAGAAGAAGCAAATGGTGCTATTAGTGGAAAGACTAGAAAATTAATTGATATGGCTAACAAAAAAGGACCTTATTTGGGATTAGTCATTCCTAATTTATTTGAGATGAATCCTCTTCTTCAACATCCTAGTTACAAACCTAGTGATCTTACCATTGATTATGCTG GGAGGAGATTTCGGTTTGGACACATTGATAATCAACCTGTCGTTTTGGTTATGACTGGACTTGCCATG CTAAACGCTGGGATAACAACACAACTTTTGTTAGCATTGTTCAATGTTAAAGGTGTGGTGCACTATGGAATTGCAGGGAATGCAAATCCATCTCTAAATATTGGAGATGTTGCAATTCCTCAGTATTGCGCACATACTGCTCTTTGGAATTGGCAG AGATATGGAGATGACGCTGAAAATGAACTACCGCTTGAAGTGAATGGAGATTACACAAGAGATATTGGATACTTAAAAATTTCGGAATACAATGTGAATGTGACAAATTGCAACTCACATAACAATCTTCTTAACAATATATGGTACCAACCTGAAGAAGTATTCCCTGTATTTGGCACTCCAGAGGAAAGACAACATATCTTTTGGGTCCCTGTTGACCCTCGTTACTATGCAATCGCCAAAAAACTCGAg GGTTTGAAACTCGAAGGGTGTTTAAACGCAACGACATGTTTGAGTCATCCACCAAAAGTAACAAGAGTACATAGAGGAACAAGTGCAAGCATATACTTAGATAATGCAGCATATAGGAGTTTTATCTACAACAAATTTGATGTTAGTCTTGTTGAAATGGAAAGTGCTGCTGTGGCTCTCATTTGTTACCAACAGAATGTACCTTACATCGTTATCCGTGCCCTCTCTGACATGGCCGGAGGTGGCACTTCCGAGTCCAACGAGGCCTCCACCTTCATCACCCTTGCTGCTACCAACTCCGTTGAAGTCACCGTGCAATTCATCAAGCATTTGTCTTCGAAGAAATATCAAGATGCTTGA